One segment of Streptomyces sp. NBC_01463 DNA contains the following:
- the kdpF gene encoding K(+)-transporting ATPase subunit F, whose translation MTAENVTGLVVAVALLGYLVLALLYPERF comes from the coding sequence GTGACTGCCGAAAACGTGACCGGCCTCGTCGTGGCCGTCGCCCTGCTGGGCTATCTCGTCCTCGCCCTTCTGTACCCGGAGAGGTTCTGA
- a CDS encoding DUF3710 domain-containing protein, translating to MFGRRKNSGSAEDTADEAREAEQVVDELDDADAAGSGSRRTNLPPAPRPDGPWDIEEVSQPGEGRVDLGGIFVPGVEGMELRVEVAGDAIVAATVVLRDSAIQLQAFAAPKKEGIWGEVREEIASGITQQGGIIDEIEGPLGWELRAQVPVQLPDGANGVQLVRFVGIDGPRWFLRGVISGQGAVQPEAAGLLETVFRDTVVVRGDGPMAPRDPIVLKLPNDAQMVPEGVQQEEQEGSKFSGGMAGLQRGPEITEVR from the coding sequence GTGTTCGGACGTCGCAAGAACAGTGGTTCCGCCGAGGACACGGCGGACGAAGCGCGCGAGGCCGAGCAGGTCGTCGACGAGCTCGATGACGCCGATGCCGCCGGGAGCGGATCGCGTCGGACGAACCTTCCGCCCGCGCCGCGGCCGGACGGCCCGTGGGACATCGAAGAGGTGTCCCAGCCCGGCGAGGGCCGGGTCGACCTGGGCGGCATCTTCGTGCCCGGTGTCGAGGGCATGGAGCTGCGCGTAGAGGTCGCCGGTGACGCGATCGTCGCGGCCACCGTCGTGCTGCGCGACAGCGCGATCCAGCTGCAGGCCTTCGCCGCCCCCAAGAAGGAGGGCATCTGGGGCGAGGTCCGCGAGGAGATCGCCTCCGGTATCACCCAGCAGGGCGGCATCATCGACGAGATCGAGGGTCCGCTGGGCTGGGAGCTGCGCGCGCAGGTCCCCGTACAGCTGCCCGACGGGGCGAACGGCGTGCAGCTGGTGCGCTTCGTCGGCATCGACGGCCCGCGCTGGTTCCTGCGCGGAGTGATCTCCGGTCAGGGCGCCGTGCAGCCGGAGGCCGCCGGGCTCCTGGAGACGGTCTTCCGTGACACCGTGGTGGTCCGCGGCGACGGCCCGATGGCCCCGCGCGACCCGATCGTCCTGAAGCTCCCCAACGACGCCCAGATGGTCCCCGAGGGCGTCCAGCAGGAGGAGCAGGAGGGCTCGAAGTTCTCCGGTGGCATGGCGGGCCTCCAGCGCGGCCCCGAGATCACCGAGGTGCGCTGA